The Manis javanica isolate MJ-LG chromosome 14, MJ_LKY, whole genome shotgun sequence genomic interval TTCCAATACTTATTGCAAAATATCCATGTGTAAGTGCACCTGTGAGTTCAAAGACTATCTgtatagtattttaaaacatggtatgggcataaagatagacaaatagatagaAGAGAGTAGAAGGACCCAGCACAgggatatatatgtatttgcatgtatgtatgtgtgtataatgtACGtatttgtacatatatgtatgtatttttttccagatggaaaaaaatgaagttggttCTGATTCATACCACATAGGAAGATAAATTTCAGGAGgatttaaaaacctaaatgtaaaagacaaaactataaaactataaaactatggAGGATAATAAAGGAGAGTATCTTTTTAATTCAGGGTTGGGGGAGATATCTAAAAGAGATAACACTAAccacaaaagaaaagataaatttggCTACAATAAATCAACATCAGTTCACCAAAAGATGtaataaagagaatgaaaaacaaaatcccaTTACTGtatcttttctcctttgttcttgtGATATGCTTCTTCTTTAGGAAAAtcctttttttgtcattttagtgGAATTTCCAGAGAACAGAGGTAAGTAAATGTATAAGCTCTGCCACTCTAAACCACAGTACTAAAaacttttttaatgagaaaaggaTCCAGCAGTATTTGTGCTAGTTATATTTTCtcttacataaaaaaataaaaacatagccagtaaaggaagaaatattttcccaTGCATTTCCTCAAAGTAGCTCATGAACTATCCAAGCAGTAGTCCCACACCTAAGGAAGCAGTTATCACTTACATTTCCACACACTTCCTCTTTGTAGAATTTAATGCATTCCCATCTAAAAATTTTCCTGGAATTAACTCTAGTTATCTTACCTCCTCCATAAGGAAAATTCACTTCCTATTGGTACCTACAGGTTTGGGAAGTggaacaaaaaataagtaaggagaaggTTGTGATTCAAGACAATTTGAGAAGCCCTGGATAGTGTTACAAAGTGGAACAGTCTTGACAAAACCAAGATAGAGGAATTAGCATAAATAAAGATTTTATTGGTCAGTTTGGGTGAATGACATACTGACATACCCCCAATACACTGTTCCAACACACCTGAGCCCCTGAGGTGGCAGGAGAAGCTAAGCCCACTGATGGTGAGCAAAGAACCTGGGAGGTGGAGAGAACATGAAGGCCTATGAGGGTTAACAAGGCTACCGGGACCAGAACCAACGTCCTAGGAATAAATCCAGGATGGTAGAGGCATCATCCAGGGCTGGAGGTGTCGGTGATTCTGGATCTAAGGAAGAAAGTGATAGACAAACCAAATCAAAGACCTAAGAGGCAAAGAAGAGACATAATATTaagtttccctttcccaaggcaTTAAGAGCTGGACCCTTTTGATTTGTACTCTTCACTTACCGTCTCTAGGATTGCCATCTACTTCTTGATGGGTTACAGTGGTCTCTGTCCGACCCTCACTGTCCACCACAGTCCGGCGCTCCTCTACTGTCTACAAGAAGCAGCCACCACCATGACCCTAACATTACTCAAGGTGAATCCACTGGTTTCTGTACATAGATCCCTCTTTCAAGGGTATCCTTTGGCCAGTTTCCTTTACCCCATCTCCCACCTTACCCCATCTGGTTTAGTGATCTTGGTCACAGAGACACTCTTGAAATAGGATTTGGGCTGGGGCTCCAGAACTGGGTCAAGGCCCTCCTGGGAAACCTGGGAATCAAGATCTAGaagggcagaaagagaaaacaggaaaaaaagagtacAAGGGAAAAAAGGGTATGAGTGTTGCAAAAAGAAACTTCaggaggggagaaaagagaactTTAGGAGAATGAGAAGGCTGGGATACGTCCTCCCTCCAGACTCACCATTGTCCTCTCTGGCTCTAGAACGGGGGATCAAAGGCCACATGTCATCAAACTGCAGAAGAACCCAAAGTAGGTGAAATGATACCTTTCAATCTGAAACTTGAAGGGTTACAGAACCCAAACTATTCCAAGTTCCAGAGCTACATTTCCCCAGTAGATAATCCCATTCAGGATTGCTTTACttattcctttcctccttcctagCTGTTTTATGTATCCTACCAAAAGATCTTCCTGAATTCACTTTTCTGTCCTCCCCCAAAATCTTGCCTTATACAAGAATCATACagaccaattttttttaaaggaaaagcggAACTCCCATTTCCCCCCAAAGAAAATCCTATGAGAAACTTAATACAGAAAACAGGTAACAGAATCCTAAATGGAGGGCCTAGGATTCCAACAAGGGTCCCAGTCTTTGCAGTCTTTCAGTCATCTCCTACAAGTTCTCACTTCCAGGCCCAGATGAACTCACCCTACGAAAAGGTCTCTGGGAGCCTTGGTCTGGTGCTGGTTTTGGGGATTCAGTTCTTGCATCACTATCCAAGATTCCCCCCGAGATCCTGGGCTGCTGACTATCTGGATACTTAAGCATTGAGTCTCGAAGTGTCTGTCCCTCCTGCCATCTCTCACCAGGTGTCTCTGACTCAGGACCTGGAAGTTCTGCAGAAAGGTGGCAGGTGGATGCTGGGGGGTAAGAAAGGACTTGGGCTCTTTTAAACCTTGAAATAATCAGTTTTCTCACACTTCTCACCCCCAAATAACTCTCTACAGGATCCTTATTTCACCCACCAACCCAGTAAAAACCATAAGCTCTTCCTCAGGGGCAGCCACACACCAGGAGGGTGGGAAGGCAAGGTCCAGGCCCCCATCTCGCTGAAGATGTTATTGAAATCTCGTACTAGATCATCAAAGCCGAAATTATCATGGAAAAGCATCCCTCCTCTTGGGCGGAAGTTGAAGCCAAATTCCTCAGGGGGCTGGGGACCCTCAAACTTCGAGCTTCCACGGCCCCACGTggctccttcttcttcctcctcctcctcctcatcttcaTCTCGAGTCATCCCTCCAAAAAAGGGATCTCggtgtctggggctggaggcagatTAGCCACCAAATGGTTAAGCACTACTTAAACCATAAAATCAACTCATGGGTGGCAAAGTAGGAGAAAGGTAGGGGTCTGGAAAGCTGAGGTGAGGGTTGGAGGACTGGCCAtcgggttttgttttgctttgttttcgtTTTTATCAAAGTCAGTCCTCGCCATGCGGCTCCCCCCAGACACTTCTCGGCTTTTCAAtgtccccagcccctcctctctctcccaagGTCCTGCTCCCTTGCTCATCGTCCTCTTCCCCAGAGACCCACTGTCTCCCCGCCCGGGGCCCCTGTTGCATCACCCCAGACTGGAAAGATTTAAGCTGCTGTTTCCCCTCCTAAAGTTCGCCTTGGTTACGGTCGCGGGGTGAGCACTCAATGTTGAGACTTCCGTCCTCTTCGCAGGAGTTAAAGGAGTAGGGAAGAggatattttttccaaaaataggGTCAAGCTCCCCTCAGAAGACCCTCCCCCAGTCCCACCCGGACCCACTCTCACCTCCGAGGTCCAGAAAAGCCGAAAAAACCTCGAAAGAGGTCAAAAAGGCTCATTCCCATACTGGGACGCGAACCTTCCAACCGCACCCGAGGCCTTTTCACACTTGGAAGCAGCCAGCGATCTACGGTGGGAAACTGAGCGAAGCAGTCACATCACGCTGCCGGAAAGCAGCGATGAGGACACTGTCGTAAAACACCGTAAGCGGGTCGTGGGTGAAGGGTGAGGGTGGGGCGGACGTTCTCAAATTCGAAAGGCCTTCTCTTTACCCTATTTCCTGTGAGCGTACTGAATTTTCCTTTTCCAGCCATCACCTGTCTTCTAAGCCGATTCTCCTCCTGCGGACCAACGCGGTCCAATAAGGTGTTTCCGGAGTTTTGACGCTGGATAATAGCGCATAAAGCCGCCAGAGGGCAGTCCATCCGCACAAGCGAGCCGACTCAGGACACCCGTGTACTACGTACCAGTGTTCCATCTGAAGCCACCTCGCCCCTCTCCCAGTCGTTTTCCTTGGGTGACCTACGTCTAATACTAGAGGGATGGACTAAGTGTTTTACCAAGCTCCTTTTTGTACTGAACTCCCCAGAGCTGAGTAAAGACTTACGAATGTCTCAGGGATGCATGGACTCAACTCTCCAGCTAGGGAGTCGGTCATAACCATAAAGGATTCTCTTAATTCGTAAGCAGGCCCTGCAATCAGCAGGATAAAGGTTTTGTAAAGACGGCAAGGGAACTCTTGTAGTGTcttgggagggaagaaagaatccTGGGCTCCAAAGTATTCCCAATTGCCTACCATTTACTTTCAAAGCCTGCCCCTCTCGGTacctccacccccatcccaaaCCCCGCTTGCTATAGATGCATTTGTTGGGTATACCTGCAGAAAATGAGAGCACTCAGGAAGCAAAACCTATTGTGGTCTAAGAGGAGAAATGGGCCCCAAGCTTCAGTTTTGTTGGCCAACAGCACACTTCCCTCACTTCCTTCCAGGTCATCTAAACTATACTTTGATTCTACAAAGCCATTTCTTTTAGCTCCTTCTTAATCCTCTCCCTTTCCACCCGATATCCACTATCTCACTCCCTACACACCTGCAATCTGTTGTAGATGGAGTAGTTTCTGGAGGAAATGAAGATTTGTGGTGGTTCTTTCCAGGCACCAGGGCTGTGAAATTCTTAGGGTAGAAGGGAAGGGAATCAATCCTCTCAAGGGCAAGACACTACCACATTAAGGTCAGAGGAGTTCTTAAAGGgcaaagatttcattttattccacTGCCTTCAGGCCTGCTAGAGGAGGCCCAGTTGGTACGGTAATACTTATTCACCAAGCTGGTCATCGACGAGACTGAGGATATCCTAGACGGAGCAAGAATGGGCAGAGGCTGAAGgtagaggttttcttttttatatatacaagACACATTAATCCATTAAATTTGAGGacacagtacaaaaaaaaaaaaaacacttcaactAATTCATCTGACAATGCTGTTCATATTCATGACGCCATATTTTGTTGTTGTATTGTTTCCTAATAATAAACGAGGAGACTTAGGGCTGTTGGGCTGATATATATTTGGGggtcccccct includes:
- the HAX1 gene encoding HCLS1-associated protein X-1 isoform X2, whose amino-acid sequence is MTRDEDEEEEEEEEGATWGRGSSKFEGPQPPEEFGFNFRPRGGMLFHDNFGFDDLVRDFNNIFSEMGAWTLPSHPPELPGPESETPGERWQEGQTLRDSMLKYPDSQQPRISGGILDSDARTESPKPAPDQGSQRPFRRFDDMWPLIPRSRAREDNDLDSQVSQEGLDPVLEPQPKSYFKSVSVTKITKPDGTVEERRTVVDSEGRTETTVTHQEVDGNPRDDPESPTPPALDDASTILDLFLGRWFWSR
- the HAX1 gene encoding HCLS1-associated protein X-1 isoform X1, whose amino-acid sequence is MGMSLFDLFRGFFGFSGPRSPRHRDPFFGGMTRDEDEEEEEEEEGATWGRGSSKFEGPQPPEEFGFNFRPRGGMLFHDNFGFDDLVRDFNNIFSEMGAWTLPSHPPELPGPESETPGERWQEGQTLRDSMLKYPDSQQPRISGGILDSDARTESPKPAPDQGSQRPFRRFDDMWPLIPRSRAREDNDLDSQVSQEGLDPVLEPQPKSYFKSVSVTKITKPDGTVEERRTVVDSEGRTETTVTHQEVDGNPRDDPESPTPPALDDASTILDLFLGRWFWSR